The Sulfolobales archaeon genome contains a region encoding:
- the rpoB gene encoding DNA-directed RNA polymerase subunit B → KLIEFMLGRREADDKDHYRNKRLKLAGDLLAVQFRVAYRAFLKDFRYQLEKARARTRKVTQISALVRSDIITERIRHAMATGNWVGNRVGVSQILDRTNWISMHSHLRRVVSPLSRSQPNFEARDLHGTQWGRICLFETPEGPNCGLVKNMALTAYISVGVDENIVLDILEKIDDPDMRIEKIEKIFNELRKGGSPPIEGSRVLINGRPIGFCRDGEKLVRFLRDLRRSGKLHYEVSIAHIKTQYIDEIYINTDAGRFLRPVFVVRDGKLVYSREHAEALRRGEIGFEDLVRMGVVEYLDPDEEENAYIALNPSDLTKEHTHMEIYPPAIVGIAAATIPYAEHNQSPRNTYQSAMVKQALGLYAANYQIRTDTRSYLLHYPEKPLVQTKFLDVIGYNSKPAGHNMVVAVMSYTGYNMEDAVILNRSSVERGMARSTFFRLYTIEERRYPGGEEDRIEIPDPSVHGYRGKQFYSKLDKEGIIGVEVPVAGGEILVGKTSPSRFMEEMKEFGVIAAKRKDTSTGVRHGEKGIVDMVIMTTTSEGHRLVKVRVRDLGIVEIGDKFASRHGQKGVVGMLIPQSDMPYTSEGITPDLIINPHALPSRMTLGQLMESIAGKVAALRGRYVDATPFYGEDIESLKKELLLLGYPMDGTEPMYDGRTGELIGSPIFIGIVFYQKLHHMVANKIHARARGQVQILTKQPTEGRAREGGLRFGEMERDSLVGHGASILLKEKMLDASDKTTIYVCTECGHIGWFDRNNKKPVCPLHGDKSKIVPVSVSYAFKLLLQELMAMLIAPRLIVKERVEIFKERWR, encoded by the coding sequence AAGCTTATAGAGTTTATGCTTGGTAGGAGGGAGGCTGATGACAAGGATCACTATAGGAATAAGAGGCTTAAGCTCGCAGGAGATCTCCTCGCAGTACAGTTCAGGGTAGCCTATAGAGCTTTTCTAAAGGACTTCAGATACCAGCTTGAGAAGGCAAGGGCGAGGACTAGGAAGGTGACCCAGATAAGTGCTCTAGTGAGATCCGATATAATTACTGAGAGGATTAGACATGCAATGGCAACGGGTAACTGGGTTGGTAATAGGGTTGGTGTGAGCCAGATCCTAGATAGAACCAACTGGATCTCGATGCACAGCCATCTCAGAAGGGTTGTATCTCCGCTGAGTAGGAGCCAGCCCAACTTCGAGGCAAGGGATCTTCATGGCACCCAGTGGGGTAGGATATGTCTCTTCGAAACACCTGAGGGGCCTAACTGTGGATTGGTTAAGAATATGGCCCTCACAGCATATATATCTGTTGGTGTTGATGAGAACATAGTTCTAGATATTCTTGAGAAGATAGACGATCCCGATATGAGGATCGAGAAGATCGAGAAGATCTTTAATGAGCTTAGGAAAGGGGGATCACCACCGATCGAGGGCTCCAGAGTACTGATCAATGGCAGGCCCATAGGCTTCTGCAGAGATGGTGAGAAGCTGGTGAGATTCCTGAGGGATCTTAGGAGGAGTGGGAAGCTCCACTACGAGGTCAGTATAGCCCATATCAAGACCCAATATATAGATGAGATCTATATAAACACAGATGCGGGGAGATTCCTTAGACCCGTGTTCGTGGTTAGAGATGGAAAGCTGGTATATAGCAGGGAACATGCCGAGGCCCTTAGAAGGGGTGAGATAGGTTTTGAGGATCTTGTTAGGATGGGTGTGGTGGAATATCTAGATCCTGATGAGGAGGAGAACGCCTATATAGCCCTCAACCCATCGGATCTCACTAAGGAGCATACCCACATGGAGATCTATCCACCCGCTATTGTTGGGATAGCAGCAGCGACGATACCCTATGCCGAGCATAACCAGAGCCCGAGGAATACATACCAGTCTGCAATGGTTAAGCAGGCTCTGGGGCTCTATGCTGCTAACTATCAGATAAGAACAGATACCAGATCGTATCTCCTCCACTATCCAGAGAAGCCCCTTGTACAGACTAAGTTCCTAGATGTGATAGGCTATAACTCTAAGCCAGCTGGCCATAACATGGTTGTAGCTGTTATGAGCTATACAGGGTATAACATGGAGGACGCTGTTATACTTAACAGGTCGAGTGTTGAGAGGGGCATGGCTAGATCAACATTCTTCAGGCTATACACTATAGAGGAGAGGAGATACCCAGGGGGTGAGGAGGATAGGATAGAGATACCAGATCCAAGCGTCCATGGATATAGGGGTAAGCAGTTCTACTCAAAACTAGATAAGGAGGGTATAATAGGTGTTGAGGTCCCCGTAGCAGGTGGAGAGATACTCGTTGGCAAGACATCGCCATCCAGGTTTATGGAGGAGATGAAGGAGTTCGGTGTTATAGCTGCTAAGAGGAAGGATACATCAACAGGGGTTAGACATGGTGAGAAGGGTATAGTTGACATGGTTATCATGACAACAACCTCTGAGGGGCATAGGCTTGTGAAGGTGAGGGTAAGGGATCTAGGGATAGTAGAGATCGGTGATAAATTCGCATCGAGACACGGTCAGAAGGGTGTTGTTGGGATGCTGATACCTCAGAGCGATATGCCATATACCAGTGAGGGGATAACACCGGATCTCATAATAAACCCCCACGCCTTACCATCGAGAATGACCCTTGGACAGCTTATGGAGAGCATAGCTGGTAAGGTTGCAGCCCTCAGAGGTAGATATGTTGATGCCACGCCATTCTATGGAGAGGATATAGAGTCTCTGAAGAAAGAGCTACTGCTACTGGGATACCCAATGGATGGTACAGAGCCTATGTATGATGGGAGAACTGGTGAGCTGATTGGGAGCCCGATATTCATAGGTATAGTCTTCTATCAGAAGCTCCACCACATGGTAGCGAATAAGATCCATGCTAGGGCTAGGGGTCAGGTGCAGATACTTACAAAGCAGCCCACAGAGGGTAGGGCTAGAGAGGGTGGGTTGAGGTTCGGTGAGATGGAGAGGGACAGCCTAGTAGGCCATGGCGCATCGATACTTCTTAAGGAGAAGATGCTCGATGCAAGTGATAAGACAACTATATATGTATGCACAGAATGTGGCCATATAGGGTGGTTCGATAGGAATAACAAGAAGCCTGTATGCCCGCTCCACGGAGATAAATCAAAGATAGTTCCTGTGAGTGTATCATATGCGTTTAAACTCCTTCTACAGGAGTTGATGGCAATGCTTATAGCCCCAAGACTTATTGTTAAAGAAAGGGTGGAGATATTCAAGGAGAGGTGGAGGTGA